In Nicotiana tabacum cultivar K326 chromosome 19, ASM71507v2, whole genome shotgun sequence, one DNA window encodes the following:
- the LOC107825898 gene encoding protein OBERON 4, protein MKRLRSSEDLESCGEKGVLKDWARREEDPSLHRSSSHRSFYYKSESGRKGLSSSSSRYDRFEDDRESLRPIKKRTDYDVDSYDRRKSYDRYSHSNDRGVLNSSPRGGYGGDRIHRSESFSGPRREFPKGFRSERDRSRREGSVSSWRRFGGGKDGDEGTRSGGDSARGSRTESEDIGKAKSPPGWRDARSPAWSKDSGSEQSRSVEVKRSDALPMGSGGHSSEMEEGELEPDLPSSAAEPAAEDEASGEINPSQKENERRDDGVNSLYEQKVELSKVSVTAEQSEETQSDNVRDIFKDSDGLSDNQGTSMGPSGMGNGTETVVDHVGEKNESTRKSSSGEEEKNIDAEKLPPKKREQVEDKSRDVESKVNRIDVHELNREIAGEAGPPGSVSSVAHEDVSQSVQDKGKSVAVSPGNNTVPPADGLRMENESRGFVPCGNSDMEGPSTRGLELFLSGPVKKPEKVEKFSNSMTKDEKFGLEPLELSLSLPNVLLPIGAQKEVQPPGSPSQGRSFQSFASSFHTNSDGFTMSMSFSGSQHFTHNPSCSLTHNLVDNEQSVKSRPLFQGVDWQALASNEQKNNDIPGCQGIILSNGTGLYQQSQGNSSGQAVGEHLRAAQGGSRLPVGLDRQLSTVKTSRHPNGARSPTQSVGSHETGSEYNTDKKQLTRAKDSSFYRFGGSDGKELPLAVGTDFVESVITTMVSEPIHVTARRFNEISGQHLLCLKEAVCDIITNPGKNWQLSALQKTLQKRSDMTLDTLLKSHRSQLELLVALKTGLQEFLRQSYDISSSDLAEIFLNLRCRNLTCRSSLPVDECECKVCSQKDGFCSACMCLVCSKFDLASNTCSWVGCDVCLHWCHADCGLRESYIRNGRSVSGAKGSVEMQFHCVACNHPSEMFGFVKEVFQNFAKEWTSEALSRELEYVKRIFCASEDVRGKRLHDLANYMLSKLAIKADLQEVQSQIMHFLLTEPDSVKSDNVPNIQGKELSTKNHEGNNGVARPNQGAMWLKSVGSEKVPQVEKPTAGLPSSFDSLRNDKQAMISSFQPSIKKVPVFDELESIVRIKQAEAKMFQARADEARREADALKRIAVTKSERIEEEYIARITKLRLTEAEEMRKQKVEELQSLERAYQDYFNMKMRMENNIKDLLLKMEATRRNLNL, encoded by the exons ATGAAGAGATTGAGGTCTAGTGAAGATCTTGAGTCATGTGGGGAGAAAGGTGTGTTGAAAGATTGGGCAAGAAGGGAGGAGGATCCGAGTTTACATCGCTCATCTTCCCACAGGAGCTTTTATTACAAGTCTGAGAGTGGGAGAAAGGGACTATCTTCGTCGTCGTCTAGGTATGACCGGTTTGAGGATGACCGTGAGAGTCTGAGACCGATAAAGAAGCGGACAGATTATGATGTGGACAGCTATGATAGGCGGAAGAGTTACGATCGGTACAGTCATAGTAATGATAGAGGGGTTCTGAACTCTTCTCCACGGGGTGGATACGGTGGTGATCGGATTCATAGGTCAGAAAGTTTTTCTGGCCCAAGGAGGGAATTCCCTAAGGGGTTTAGATCAGAGAGGGATAGGTCCAGGCGAGAGGGGAGTGTGTCATCATGGCGGAGGTTTGGTGGCGGGAAAGATGGTGATGAAGGCACAAGGAGTGGTGGAGATTCAGCAAGAGGAAGTAGAACAGAATCAGAAGATATTGGGAAGGCAAAGTCACCGCCGGGATGGAGAGATGCAAGATCACCTGCTTGGTCAAAGGACTCTGGTAGCGAGCAATCAAGGAGTGTTGAAGTTAAAAGAAGTGACGCCTTGCCAATGGGCAGTGGTGGACATAGCAGTGAAATGGAAGAAGGGGAACTGGAGCCTGATCTTCCGTCTTCTGCGGCTGAGCCTGCAGCTGAAGATGAAGCTTCCGGTGAGATTAATCCCTCACAGAAGGAGAATGAGAGGCGAGATGATGGGGTGAATTCCTTGTACGAACAGAAGGTTGAGCTCAGTAAAGTAAGTGTTACTGCCGAGCAGTCGGAAGAGACACAGTCGGATAATGTCCGAGACATTTTCAAGGACAGTGATGGCTTGTCTGATAATCAAGGCACTTCAATGGGGCCTAGTGGCATGGGAAATGGAACTGAAACCGTGGTAGATCATGTTGGTGAAAAGAATGAGTCCACCAGGAAAAGCAGTAGtggggaagaagaaaagaatataGATGCCGAGAAGCTACCACCTAAGAAAAGGGAACAAGTGGAGGACAAGAGCAGAGATGTTGAATCTAAGGTAAATCGTATTGATGTTCACGAATTAAATAGGGAAATTGCTGGGGAAGCTGGACCGCCGGGCTCTGTTTCTTCTGTTGCACATGAAGATGTATCACAGAGTGTCCAGGACAAGGGCAAAAGTGTGGCTGTTTCGCCTGGTAATAACACTGTCCCTCCTGCAGATGGTTTGAGGATGGAAAACGAGTCAAGAGGCTTTGTACCTTGTGGAAACTCTGATATGGAAGGACCAAGTACCAGGGGTCTTGAGTTGTTCTTGTCAGGTCCTGTCAAAAAACCTGAGAAAGTAGAGAAATTTAGTAATTCCATGACCAAAGATGAAAAGTTTGGTCTGGAACCACTTGAGCTTTCTCTTAGCTTGCCAAATGTCCTGTTGCCTATTGGTGCACAGAAAGAAGTCCAGCCTCCTGGTTCTCCTAGTCAAGGAAGGAGTTTTCAATCCTTTGCCAGCTCATTTCACACAAATTCTGATGGCTTTACCATGTCTATGTCCTTTTCAGGATCACAACACTTCACTCATAATCCTAGCTGCTCACTGACACATAATTTAGTTGATAATGAGCAATCTGTTAAAAGTCGCCCCCTCTTTCAAGGTGTCGATTGGCAAGCCCTTGCTTCGAATGAGCAGAAGAATAATGACATCCCAGGTTGTCAAGGCATAATATTATCAAATGGAACTGGATTGTATCAGCAGTCTCAAGGAAATTCTAGTGGTCAAGCTGTAGGAGAACATCTCAGAGCTGCACAGGGAGGCTCTAGATTGCCTGTTGGGCTAGACAGACAGCTAAGCACTGTTAAAACATCTCGTCATCCAAATGGAGCTAGATCTCCTACACAGAGTGTTGGGTCTCATGAAACTGGATCAGAATATAATACAGATAAGAAACAATTAACTAGAGCTAAAGATAGTAGCTTTTATAGATTCGGTGGTTCTGATGGCAAAGAGCTCCCATTGGCTGTTGGAACGGACTTTGTTGAATCAGTAATCACCACCATGGTTTCTGAACCAATACATGTGACTGCCAGGAGGTTTAATGAGATCTCAGGGCAACATTTGCTTTGTCTGAAGGAGGCTGTCTGCGACATCATTACAAATCCTGGTAAAAACTGGCAGCTTAGTGCTCTGCAAAAGACACTGCAGAAGAGGTCTGACATGACTTTGGATACACTATTGAAATCCCACAGGAGTCAACTAGAGCTGTTGGTGGCTCTGAAAACTGGTCTCCAAGAATTTCTTCGGCAAAGTTATGATATTTCATCATCTGATTTGGCAGAGATATTTCTCAATTTAAGATGTAGAAATCTGACTTGTCGATCTTCGTTGCCTGTGGATGAATGTGAGTGCAAAGTTTGCTCGCAGAAGGATGGTTTCTGCAGTGCTTGCATGTGTCTTGTGTGTTCCAAGTTTGACTTGGCATCTAATACGTGTAGCTGGGTTGGATGTGATGTATGTCTGCATTGGTGTCACGCTGATTGTGGGCTACGTGAATCTTACATCAGGAATGGACGTAGTGTTTCTGGTGCAAAGGGTAGTGTAGAGATGCAGTTTCATTGTGTTGCATGTAATCATCCATCTGAAATGTTCGGCTTTGTAAAAGAGGTTTTCCAAAACTTTGCTAAGGAATGGACCTCGGAAGCACTTTCCAGGGAGCTTGAATATGTGAAAAGAATTTTTTGCGCCAGCGAGGACGTCAGAGGGAAACGCTTGCATGACCTTGCTAATTATATGCTGTCAAAATTGGCAATTAAGGCTGACCTTCAAGAAGTTCAAAGTCAAATTATGCATTTCTTGCTGACTG AGCCTGATTCGGTCAAATCTGACAATGTTCCAAATATTCAAGGAAAGGAGTTGTCAACAAAGAACCACGAAGGGAACAATGGCGTTGCTCGGCCTAACCAGGGAGCGATGTGGCTGAAATCTGTTGGTTCAGAAAAGGTTCCTCAAGTGGAAAAGCCTACAGCAGGTTTGCCTTCAAGTTTTGATAGCCTCCGGAATGACAAGCAGGCGATGATCTCAAGTTTTCAGCCAAGTATAAAAAAGGTACCAGTATTTGATGAACTAGAGAGCATTGTTAGAATCAAACAGGCTGAAGCCAAAATGTTCCAAGCACGAGCTGATGAAGCTAGGAGAGAGGCTGATGCCCTGAAGCGCATTGCTGTAACAAAgagtgaaagaattgaagaagaataCATAGCTCGAATCACAAAACTGCGATTGACCGAGGCTGAGGAGATGCGGAAACAAAAGGTGGAAGAGCTGCAGTCTTTAGAAAGAGCTTATCAGGACTACTTCAATATGAAAATGAGAATGGAAAATAACATCAAAGATCTATTGTTGAAAATGGAAGCTACTAGAAGGAATCTCAATTTGTGA
- the LOC107804758 gene encoding peptidyl-prolyl cis-trans isomerase FKBP42-like: MAEVEEEQQQQKLSVDQGGTDEIITEGASVVHGELPQDDTGPPKVDSEVEFLHEKVTKQIIKEGHGQKPTKYATCFLHYRAWTESTQHKFEDTWHEQQPLELVIGKEKKEMTGLAIGVNSMKSGERALLHVGWELAYGKEGSFSFPNVPPTADVLYEVELIGFDETGEGKARGDMTVEERIGAADRRKMDGNALFKEEKLEEAMQQYEMAIAYMGDDFMFQLFGKFRDMALAVKNPCHLNTAACLLKLQRYDEAIAQCSIVLAEDENNVKALFRRGKARAILGQIDAAREDFLKARKFAPQDKAIARELHLIAEHEKAVYQKQKELYKGLFGPRPEPKPKSKNWLIVIWQWLLSLFYLLFRRKARKDD, encoded by the exons ATGGCTGAAGTGGAAGAggagcagcagcagcagaaatTATCAGTAG ATCAGGGTGGTACTGACGAAATCATCACTGAAGGCGCTTCAGTTGTTCATGGAGAACTTCCACAGGATGATACTGGGCCACCAAAAGTTGATTCAGAAGTGGAATTCCTCCATGAAAAAGTAACCAAGCAGATCATTAAAGAAGGTCATGGTCAGAAGCCAACGAAATACGCAACATGCTTCT TGCATTACAGGGCATGGACTGAAAGCACCCAGCACAAGTTTGAAGATACATGGCATGAACAACAACCCCTTGAGCTGGTTATAGGAAAAG AGAAAAAGGAAATGACTGGCCTCGCTATTGGCGTTAACAGCATGAAATCCGGTGAGCGTGCTCTATTGCATGTTGGCTGGGAACTCGCCTATGGAAAAGAAGGAAGCTTCTCTTTCCCTAATGTCCCACCTACAGCTGATGTTTTGTACGAAGTCGAGTTGATTGGCTTCGATGAGACCGGAGAA GGTAAAGCACGGGGTGACATGACAGTAGAGGAGAGGATTGGGGCAGCAGATAGAAGAAAGATGGATGGAAATGCTTTATTCAAGGAGGAGAAACTTGAGGAGGCTATGCAACAGTATGAAATG GCCATTGCATATATGGGAGATGACTTCATGTTTCAGCTGTTTGGTAAGTTCCGGGACATGGCCTTAGCAGTAAAGAACCCATGCCATCTTAACACGGCTGCTTGCCTGCTGAAACTCCAGCGGTATGATGAAGCCATTGCTCAATGTAGCATT GTCCTAGCGGAAGATGAGAACAATGTAAAAGCATTGTTTAGACGTGGAAAGGCTAGAGCTATACTTGGTCAGATCGATGCAGCTCGTGAAGACTTTCTGAAAGCACGCAAGTTTGCCCCGCAAGACAAAGCCATTGCTAGAGAATTGCATTTAATTGCAGAACATGAGAAGGCTGTCTATCAAAAACAAAAGGAACTTTACAAAGGACTATTTGGACCAAGACCAGAGCCTAAACCAAAGTCGAAAAACTGGCTGATTGTCATTTGGCAATGGCTGTTGTCACTCTTCTATCTGCTTTTCAGGCGTAAGGCGCGCAAGGATGACTAA